One Aphidius gifuensis isolate YNYX2018 linkage group LG3, ASM1490517v1, whole genome shotgun sequence DNA window includes the following coding sequences:
- the LOC122851204 gene encoding zinc finger protein 79-like → METCVLIPKEFSLALANDINRPHKKEDGDVRISVCSTVFIPAGTLIYPFQGSIRYDKIDLYSLLDDNDIRREYGCYDEVSMSEYNHTHRKCNWIRFLRIVQTYNDQVNLIGTKVKGEPIFEVIKDVQPDTELVAWFLPASSHEDLVFISRDVCSHSDIYRCSIDSILSESPLDLSTSLLTRKPKISISVSDADDYESTSEESSSSRVSLVNDQLDCSVLTTAVKRGERVLLPCEVCGKSFDRPSLLKRHMRTHTGEKPHVCMVCNKGFSTSSSLNTHKRIHSGEKPHQCLVCGKKFTASSNLYYHRMTHIKEKPHKCSQCSKSFPTPGDLKSHMYVHNGLWPFRCHICSRGFSKPTNLKNHMLLHLGRCSNKTKFVKSDS, encoded by the exons atggaaacgTGTGTTTTGATACCTAAAGAATTTTCTTTGGCACTTGCTAATGATATTAATCGACCACACAAGAAGGAAGATGGAGATGTGAGGATATCGGTTTGTTCAACAGTCTTTATACCTGCTGGTACTCTGATTTATCCATTTCAAGGATCCATCAGGTATGACAAGATTGATTTGTATTCACttcttgatgataatgat attcGACGTGAGTATGGATGTTACGATGAAGTATCAATGTCCGAGTACAATCATACACATCGCAAGTGTAATTGGATCAGATTTTTACGTATTGTTCAAACTTACAATGATCAGGTCAATTTAATTGGCACAAAAGTTAaag GTGAGCCAATATTTGAAGTAATCAAGGATGTCCAGCCAGACACGGAGCTCGTCGCCTGGTTTCTACCAGCATCATCCCACGAGGATCTTGTCTTTATATCGCGTGACGTCTGTTCGCATTCAGATATTTACAGGTGCAGCATTGACTCAATACTTTCTG aatCACCATTGGATTTATCAACAAGTCTTTTAACACGTAAaccaaaaatatcaatatctgTATCAGATGCTGATGATTATGAATCAACATCTgaagaatcatcatcatcacgtgTATCCCTAGTCAATGATCAACTTGATTGTAGTGTTTTGACAACTGCAGTTAAACGTGGTGAACGTGTACTTTTACCATGTGAAGTTTGCGGCAAATCCTTTGATCGTCCATCACTATTAAAACGTCACATGCGAACACACACAG GTGAAAAACCACATGTCTGTATGGTTTGTAATAAGGgtttttcaacatcatcatctttaAATACACACAAACGTATTCACAGTGGTGAAAAACCACATCAATGTCTTGTttgtggtaaaaaatttacagcatcatcaaatttatactATCATCGTATGACGCATATCAAA gaaaaACCACATAAATGCTCACAATGCTCAAAATCATTTCCAACACCTGGTGATTTGAAGAGTCATATGTATGTTCACAATGGTTTATGGCCATTCAGATGTCACATTTGCAGTCGTGGTTTTAGTAAACCAACAAATCTCAAGAATCACATGCTACTGCATCTCGGACGCTGCTCAAACAAGACCAAGTTTGTCAAGTCTGACTCTTGA
- the LOC122851205 gene encoding adenine phosphoribosyltransferase: MSNSNNNIKIIEDAVKTYVNFPKQGIIYKDIFGIFQNVTAMKAMKELLVDHAASLNIDAIVGLDSRGFLLGPLISLELGKPFIPIRKKGKLPGNVMRESYTLEYGEATFEIQTDSITSGLKVLIVDDLLATGGTIKAAVKLLKATGAQVVECLVIMELVGLDGKSKIDAPVHSFIKYE, from the exons atgagtaattctaataataatataaaaataattgaagatgCAGTCAAGACTTATGTCAATTTTCCAAAACAAGGAATTATttacaa AGATATTTTTGGAATATTCCAAAATGTAACAGCCATGAAAGCAATGAAGGAACTTTTAGTTGATCATGCTGCCAGTCTTAATATTGACGCCATAGTTGGTCTTGATTCGAGAGGTTTTTTGCTTGGTCCATTGATATCACTTGAGCTTGGTAAGCCTTTTATTCCAATAAGAAAAAAGGGTAAATTACCAGGTAATGTTATGCGTGAAAGTTATACACTAGAATACGGCGAG GCAACATTTGAAATTCAGACAGATAGTATAACAAGTGGACTCAAggttttaattgttgatgatttactTGCAACTGGAg GTACAATTAAAGCAGCTGTCAAATTGTTGAAAGCAACTGGTGCTCAAGTTGTCGAGTGTCTTGTTATAATGGAACTTGTTGGACTTGATggaaaatcaaaaattgatgCTCCAGTACATTCATTCATCAAATACGAATAA
- the LOC122851193 gene encoding uncharacterized protein LOC122851193 — protein MLIFVELLMVIIANIIESTIAQAMINTTDLNNCKLTQFGIEYKGQKGTTAGDIRCQSWYGHGQIHSVHPGIENNDFPEKSMQLAKNYCRNPTRDPRGPWCYTLDPSLIDDECGIPLCNFGECRITGVGAEYAGKCNKSASNNKCETWDKKRVQQTGLTEKYQNSKFPDLSREKAKNYCRNPDNDIGGPWCWVEEENYEYVKKQYCDVSFCDDKNCLVYTRNSSVYSTIKNIHKSIGSLKIWIKLWNPDDELDGEARLLLSLLPIPTSSKHIAQDWRAGTEIIISNSGTGQIYPNDDDDEVQLEPTPNIILGSKWTPLTVNWADGFISVTQEGSSKPIFIDEYAKENTISSTFKDSFLSYGLMGTGVLWSTEFCNEVCEVYTTFGLEYINVLPIKKNNISFDINFYVRANQEIYIKFYQTPGSIYPSVELAIDHENSITLTHQSSEKANKLYLKNIQSLNILNYWKWNEFTVSLFGSHFRLFSKRYYGNDEILYAKEHLFSSLRWFSFGSNDVIAHWTFFCAPEDADNVEIPTPPNCISNTLDFSYNGSQWTTVKDLPCIPWIANEIPDNEKNNNYLFIDQSTLLQATNKCKNPTQDTNGPYCYVFNNNNNKNLNIIKNYCSIRTCRSLECRMAGTANDYIGTLSTTRSGRKCASWVINIDNNNNNNDNNDNILKNTRYDVSRPSGLQTTFNSNINEKEKEQKKDKEAEEEKDDDDEEEEEEEENKLSGINEDTMAPKAIHDIVDSFDDKNIKYSDDKILRDTSSMEFMNYTIDNNKLNSPDVTKSSAPIVFRHQVDPAYLNDTLYPEQNAKNASNYCRDPSRSIAGTWCYTTDPNVPQDLCDVKDCEKPEECTFLVRGSGIGRRLYILPEHRLDGLHFALKAWEPDHPDSITFVFLADDGFKSRYILKIGAANNEKVLLYYQSETTDITLVMKKTLPHLLYIGKWSSFVIKIPRGKVQVFYEGSTSPLFDWEHSRPDDAFLPVYYYYTSEGDRTIGVSFDCNSGCPVEIVDTDKFNRIIPVSTWNTKMLSTSNRLELMIRARGVVLIPLILFPATSEYFALTLGEMNQWIFFLKNTHPNVKIFHKEKIDTPNLFTQNTWTNFTILWFNNTINVVWNGTLVFNYEHTSPLLFYFFSLSVDKGGWATWTANCLPPDIDGEPVDGGWSEWGPWACSASCNGGVGTSTRICNNPIPNVKGKPCTGPSILTGTCNSILCGDITENTVDIIRDKIMNKYTSLIVKEDQAINIPVDRDVIDAVVRDSLDSPKIYWTHNGIYMFFTDDRVKIKNYNIIINRAEVNDSGVYAITLHRIDDTHMIMKLVSLSVLPVRTSVTLRETLSMDLTCHCVVLGYQYSNLKIYWTKDKNIWKSYDTTNMSWAANTYHIDNVNSSHQGLWECHVLQNQHKFNWTTNAIDINVIGPPNWRTYLMEDDMTKAIFGWMPNETTVAMSVFIIFFIITVVTIITTNWYIRFQESLKGAMSQNINYQQKKHESIPKKSPIKSTPRRVYEKFQNLSNKNLSMKQEEEEEEAESLLGHQ, from the exons atgttgatatttgttgaattattgatGGTTATAATTGCCAATATAATTGAATCAACAATTGCACAAGCCA TGATAAACACAacagatttaaataattgtaaattaacacAATTTGGAATTGAGTATAAAGGACAAAAAGGAACAACAGCTGGTGATATTCGTTGTCAATCATGGTATGGACATGGTCAAATTCATTCA GTTCATCCTGGTATTGAAAACAATGATTTTCCAGAAAAATCAATGCAACTGGCTAAAAATTATTGCAGAAATCCAACAAGAGATCCAAGAGGTCCATGGTGTTACACACTGGATCCATCATTGATTGATGATGAGTGTGGAATTCCACTTTGTAATTTTGGTG aGTGTAGGATAACTGGAGTTGGAGCTGAATACGCTGGCAAATGTAATAAAAGcgcatcaaataataaatgtgaAACTTGGGACAAAAAAAGAGTTCAACAAACGGGACTtactgaaaaatatcaaaattcaaaatttccaGATTTATCTAGAGAAAAAGCTAAAAATTATTGTCGAAATCCTGATAATGATATTGGTGGACCTTGGTGTTGGgttgaagaagaaaattatgaatatgttaaaaaacaatattgtgaTGTTTCAttttgtgatgataaaaattgtcttgTTTATACAAGAAATTCTTCAGTTTATtcgacaattaaaaatattcacaagTCAATTGgtagtttaaaaatttggaTCAAGTTATGGAATCCTGATGATGAGCTAGAT ggTGAAGCTAGACTACTACTCAGTCTTTTACCAATACCAACTTCTTCTAAACATATTGCTCAAGATTGGCGAGCTGGAACtgaaattataatatcaaatagTGGAACTGGACAAATATATCCAAATGACGATGAT GATGAAGTTCAATTGGAACCAACTCCAAATATTATATTAGGCTCCAAATGGACACCACTTACAGTCAACTGGGCAGATGGTTTTATATCAGTTACTCAAGAAGGCTCGAGCAAGCCAATATTTATCGATGAGTATGCtaaagaaaatacaatttcAAGTACGTTCAAAGATAGTTTTCTTAGCTATGGTTTAATGGGAACTGGTGTCTTGTGGAGTACTGAATTTTGCAATGAAG tATGTGAAGTGTATACAACATTTGGAttagaatatataaatgttttgccaattaaaaaaaataatataagttttgatataaatttttatgttcgTGCAAAtcaagaaatttatataaaattttatcaaacacCAGGAAGTATTTATCCATCTGTtgag cTTGCAATTGatcatgaaaattcaataacaCTGACTCATCAATCATCtgaaaaagcaaataaattatatttaaaaaatatacaaagtttaaatatattaaattattggaaATGGAATGAATTTACAGTGAGTTTATTTGGTTCTCATTTTCggcttttttcaaaaagataCTATGGCAATGATGAGATTTTATATGCAAAAGAGCACCTGTTCAGTAGTCTCAGATGGTTCAGTTTTGGTAGCAACGACGTAATTGCCCATTGGACGTTCTTTTGTGCACCCGAAGATGCCGACAATGTTGAAATACCCACACCACCAAATTGCATTTCCAATACATTGGATTTTAGTTACAACGGTTCACAATGGACCACAGTCAAAGATTTACCATGTATACCATGGATCGCCAAcgaa attcctgataatgaaaaaaataataattatttatttatcgatcaatcaacattattacaagctacaaataaatgtaaaaatccAACTCAAGATACAAATGGTCCATACTgctatgtatttaataataataataataaaaatttaaatatcattaaaaattattgttcaatacGTACATGTAGATCATTAGAGTGTCGTATGGCTGGTACAGCAAATGATTATATTGgtacattatcaacaacaagatCTGGTCGTAAATGTGCAAGTTGGGTGatcaatattgataataataataataataatgataataatgataatatattaaaaaatacaaggtATGATGTATCAAGGCCATCAGGACTTCAAACAACttttaatagtaatataaatgaaaaagaaaaagagcaaaaaaaagataaagaagcagaagaagaaaaagatgatgatgatgaagaagaagaagaagaagaagaaaataagtTGTCCGGGATAAATGAGGATACGATGGCGCCAAAGGCTATTCATGATATCGTCGActcatttgatgataaaaatattaaatattctgaTGACAAAATTTTACGTGATACAAGTAGTATGGAATTTATGAATTATAccattgacaataataaattaaattcacctgATGTAACTAAATCATCAGCACCAATTGTATTCCGTCATCAAGTTGATCCAGCATATTTAAATGACACTCTTTATCCAGAACAAAATGCTAAAAATGCTAGTAATTATTGTCGTGATCCATCAAGAAGTATTGCTGGTACTTGGTGTTATACAACTGATCCAAATGTACCACAAGATTTGTGTGATGTTAAAGATTGTGAAAAACCag agGAGTGTACATTTCTTGTGCGTGGAAGTGGTATTGGTAGACGTTTATATATTCTACCTGAGCATCGTTTAGATGGACTTCATTTTGCCCTGAAGGCTTGGGAACCAGATCATCCGGATTCAATAACTTTTGTATTTCTTGCTGACGATGGATTCAAGTCACGATATATACTTAAAATTGGTGCtgcaaataatgaaaaagtaCTTTTGTATTATCAAAGTGAAACAactg ataTAACActtgttatgaaaaaaacacttcctcatttattatatattggtAAATGGAGtagttttgttattaaaataccaCGTGGTAAAGTACAAGTTTTTTATGAAGGTTCAACAAGTCCACTATTTGATTGGGAACATTCAAGACCAGATGATGCATTTTTaccagtttattattattatacaagtgAAGGTGATCGAACAATTGGTGTTTCATTTGATTGTAAttctg GTTGTCCAGTTGAAATAGTTGATACTGATAAATTTAACAGAATAATACCAGTGTCAACTTGGAATACCAAGATGTTATCAACATCAAATCGTCTTGAACTGATGATTCGAGCACGTGGGGTCGTTTTAATACctcttattttatttccagCAACTTCtga GTACTTTGCTCTTACCCTGGGGGAAATGAACCAGTggatattttttctcaaaaacacTCAtccaaatgttaaaatatttcataaagaaaaaattgatacaccAAATTTATTCACTCAAAATACATGgacaaattttacaatatt atggtttaataatacaatcaaTGTAGTTTGGAATGGAACACTCGTGTTCAATTATGAGCATACATCGCCCTTGttattctactttttttcGTTGTCTGTCGATAAAGGTGGTTGGGCAACTTGGACAGCAAATTGCTTGCCACCAG ACATTGACGGTGAGCCTGTGGATGGTGGATGGTCTGAATGGGGCCCTTGGGCATGTAGTGCAAGTTGCAATGGTGGTGTTGGTACAAGTACACGTATTTGTAATAATCCAATTCCAAATGTCAAAGGAAAACCTTGTACTGGTCCAAGTATATTAACTGGTACATGTAATTCAATACTTTGTGGTGATATCACTGAAAATACAGTTGATATTATTAGagataaaattatgaataaatatacatcattGATTGTCAAAGAGGATCAGGCTATCAATATACCTGTTGATCGTGATGTTATTGATGCTGTTGTACGTGATTCATTAGATTCACCAAAAATTTACTGGACTCATAATGGAATATACATGTTTTTTACTGATGATagagtaaaaattaaaaattacaatatta TTATAAATCGAGCAGAGGTGAATGACTCGGGTGTTTATGCGATCACACTGCATCGTATAGACGATACACATATGATCATGAAACTTGTGAGCCTGTCGGTGCTTCCTGTCAGAACAAGCGTGACACTTCGTGAAACGTTGTCCATGGATTTAACTTGTCATTGCGTGGTACTTGGTTATCAATATtcaaacttaaaaatatactggaccaaagataaaaatatatggaaaAGTTATGATACAACAAATATGTCATGGGCTGCTAATACATATCatattgataatgttaatTCAAGTCATCAAGGATTGTGGGAGTGTCATGTTTTACAAAATCAACATAAATTCAATTGGACAACAAATGCTATTGATATTAATGTCATTGGACCACCAAATTGGCGAACATATTTAATGGAAGATGATATGACTAAAGCAATATTTGGCTGGATGCCCAATGAAACCACTGTTGCTATgtctgtttttattatattttttattattactgttgttactattataacaacaaattgGTACATtag GTTTCAAGAAAGTCTAAAGGGTGCAATGTCAcagaatattaattatcaacaaaaaaaacatgaatcaATTCCAAAAAAATCACCAATAAAATCAACACCACGAAGAGtgtatgaaaaatttcaaaatttatcaaataaaaatctatcaatgaaacaagaagaagaagaagaagaagctGAGTCTTTACTTGGACATCAATAG
- the LOC122851198 gene encoding TBC1 domain family member 31, which yields MSSENWSKLSKLGPEYYKLTLDNVTEKYQTRKNFLHLCFNDNDENLIGIDSKGSVYLFEYFSTGWSFVCLGTIGQSTFVSYSPIAKCEILVGQTTTDVKILKLSHESLTQFCTLKGHKISPTCITYYNNYCLTCSLKEAVIWNLQTGDKIHQLRLDTSHLKKSIISSNGLIAVLYKNNTIQLWKFNDFNNDKKIILNDYNMTNAKDLIFVENGRCMIVCGGGGGGVGKKNILIFETKTWTVTMAIELAGITSSPRRIQLLEPTLDSGLKKILIILFDNGNLKLLDLSTNKFIPIIDKIFDGIRKFCLSPQGQWIAAIQFDGSITINAINQIIKITKKNNKSVENIKSSSSSHRVDEHLECIRQQVNEQLTKNRLLPILKEFKEYPERHRPRIWKSLLNLPDNRKACLELTDKIADDMKPEILKDLNLTDKSKGTILSLTVEKLVCLCPLLSQASFIPELIFPYLIVFKNDSLAAFEMSLTIIMNFCKNWFEYHPLPPINILGIIENILMEVDPELLGYYCQINVTSSEYAWPLLRTTLSEVLTANEWLILWDHILSYGKPSFLLFSIVAYEICLKNIIFRLLKNKQDAQHFFRTPGQVGVYDIIKIAQKLDANVSKRNHPSRYLLDEFEFLPENGPYPPFLMNEFPKFLISDQENISKLQKLQAEEVLVKQKNLEAKKRAEKKMINDEIERFSKEIHNQRLKELQKCYNEQLKLTKLSLENERDEYQRITLTENIEQHKTANKNDKKKTKKSFQELQKNVDKLEDEVQSFLGSLKTSRK from the exons atgtcatcagaaaattggagtaaattatcaaaacttgGTCCagaatattacaaattaacaTTAGACAATGTAAcggaaaaatatcaaacaagaaaaaattttctacacCTTTGTTTTAATGACAATGACGAAAATTTAATTGGCATTGATTCAAAAGGtagtgtatatttatttgaatatttttcaactggTTGGAGTTTTGTTTGTCTTGGAACAATTGGCCAATCAACATTTGTGTCATACAGTCCAATTGCAAAATGTGAAATACTCGTTGGACAAACAACAActgatgttaaaattttaaaactatcaCATGAATCATTGACACAATTTTGTACATTAAAAGGTCACAAAATATCACCAACATGTATAacatattacaataattattgcttAACTTGTTCACTAAAAGAAGCAGTGATATGGAATTTACAAACTGGTGATAAAATTCATCAGTTACGTCTTGATACAAGTCatcttaaaaaatcaataatatcatcaaatgGTCTAATTgctgttttatataaaaataatacaatacaattatggaaattcaatgattttaataatgacaaaaaaattatattaaatgattACAATATGACTAATGCAAaagatttaatatttgttgaaaatggAAGATGCATGATTGtttgtggtggtggtggtggtggtgttggtaaaaaaaatatattaatatttgaaacaaaaaCATGGACTGTAACAATGGCCATTGAATTGGCTGGTATAACATCATCACCCAGAAGAATACAGCTACTTGAACCAACACTTGATAGTggtcttaaaaaaatattaattattctatttgACAATGGTAATTTAAAGCTacttgatttatcaacaaataaatttattccaatcattgataaaatatttgatggaattagaaaattttgtttatcacCACAAGGTCAATGGATTGCAGCAATTCAATTTGATGGTTCCATCACAATAAATgcaattaatcaaattattaaaattacaaaaaaaaataataaatctgtagaaaatattaaatcatcatcatcatcacatcgTGTTGATGAACATCTTGAGTGTATTAGACAACAAGTCAATgaacaattaacaaaaaatagattattaccaatattaaaagaatttaaagaATATCCAGAAAGACATCGTCCACGTATTTGGAAAAGTCTATTAAATTTACCAGATAATCGTAAAGCATGTCTTGAGCTAACAGATAAAATTGCTGATGACATGAAGcctgaaattttaaaagatttaaatttaactgaCAAAAGTAAAGGAACAATTCTCAGTTTAACTGTTGAAAAATTAGTTTGTCTTTGTCCATTGTTGAGTCAAGCATCATTTATTCCAGAACTAATATTTccatatttaattgtatttaaaaatgattcatTAGCTGCATTTGAAATGTCTCttacaattattatgaatttttgtaaaaattggTTTGAGTATCATCCACTTCCACCGATAAATATACttggaattattgaaaatatattgatggAAGTTGATCCAGAATTACTTGgttattattgtcaaataaatgtTACATCAAGTGAATATGCTTGGCCACTATTGAGGACAACATTGAGTGAAGTATTGACAGCAAATGAATGGCTGATACTTTGGGATCACATATTGTCATATGGAAAaccttcatttttattatttagcatTGTTGCTTATgaaatttgtttgaaaaatattatatttaggcttttaaaaaataaacaagatgcTCAACATTTTTTTCGAACACCTGGACAAGTTGGTGTTTatgatattatcaaaattgcaCAAAAATTAGATGCCAATGTGTCTAAAAGAAATCATCCATCAAGATATCTttt agatGAGTTTGAATTTTTGCCTGAAAATGGACCATATCCACCATTTTTAATGAATGAAtttccaaaatttttaataagtgatcaagaaaatatatcaaaattacaaaaactTCAAGCTGAAGAGGTActtgttaaacaaaaaaatttagaagccaaaaaaagagcagaaaaaaaaatgattaatgatgaaattgaacgtttttcaaaagaaattcATAATCAAAGATTAAAAGAATTACAAAAATGTTACaatgaacaattaaaattaacaaaattatcattagaAAATGAAAGAGATGAATATCAACGAATAACATTAACAGAAAATATTGAGCAACATAAAacagcaaataaaaatgacaaaaaaaagacgaaaaaatcttttcaagaattacaaaaaaatgttgataaactTGAGGATGAAGTACAATCATTTTTAGGATCATTAAAAACttctagaaaataa